A single window of Gemmatimonadota bacterium DNA harbors:
- a CDS encoding glucoamylase family protein, whose amino-acid sequence MGDAPTGALNPKLLAERAEALARRHREAGVTTGSPRGLLRELVEAGASLVDTYELLARAAARGVETGPAAHWLLDNFYVLRDQRREVIRHLRGAFFRELPYLGTGPSAGRPRAYALADDFVAALDGSVGATNLTEFLLAYQRILPLRLAELWALPDALRIVLLLRLRRLAEQVRQDHLTRRQARQWAERIAAQAEAGAMEASWELKRLLDQEGAEVLSPPFLVALIDRLQVQGPDVIPIREWLEDRLTTLGVEVQDLTRQETQRQVSVGNAVAALRWSADARWGPLIERVSAIEHALQDDPSGVYPRMDLETRNLYRQRVERLARHAQREEEEVAAEVVARARGAPGGHPSALDGRHVGHYLVGEGAPAFARELGSRPPLRLRLLAAAEQHPGVAYLGTVALTTTVALLAALAVAAGRGISAGMLILVGLAAFLPLLDLGVAATNRLVAWLVPPRRLPKMDADTGLDDADRALIVIPGLLRSVEEAAELVEQLEIHARANPAGRFRFALLTDPPDAEARVMPGDAAPVEAARAAIRRLNAHDHDDWGDRFFLLHRERRWSPSERVWMGWERKRGKLEELNRLLCDPDAETSFTVVEGGLRALLARTPIRYVLTVDADTQLPPGSALDLVRTAAHPLNRPVYDRDAQRVTHGFGILQPRVSIHPASTHRSRFARIFSGLTGIDPYTTAVSDVYQDLFGEGIYTGKGLYDVDAFSSALAGVVPADTVLSHDLLESVFARAALVTDVEVFDDYPSGYLPWARRLHRWVRGDWQIARWLPGSVRGAAGEPRPNPITTLGRWQIVDNLRRSLTPPAMLVFLLVGWIALPRSPLFWSLVALAVLAFPVYVNLTSAVFARPRDVTWRSYFAGVDRDLERYLVQTGLTIVFLAHTAVVSLDAGVRALWRILVTRRGLLEWTTASDVERSAPATLGAYVRAMAPSILWTVASLALVMLLEPDAWIAAVPFLTAWIAAPFLGWWLSQPVEEREAALGAADHSWLRVRGRRTWSFFERFTNAQTGWLPPDNVQENPLRGAAPRTSPTNIGLGLLATQAAWDFGWVSQEELIERLEGAARTIDGLDTHAGHLFNWYDVRDGRTLWPRYVSTVDSGNLAACLVALAGGLHDVLEAPWPNPELAEGVRDTLALCAEHLESRGSGRRRKGELAEALADAITKALDARSDSAAGWARSVARLRPAVARLEAACGSSLPGSATLPSEGLGDPLAACVRSLGRLLRDEQRDLGAFVPASDGSEHDGAAGLAERQRRVSTDPPDDPVRKALSARVERLQALRRWCIDRTAATDFRALYDTSRDLFMIGLNLETLQPDAGHYDLLASEARLASFLAIAKGDVPVRHWFHLGRAATRTIDGSVLLSWSGSLFEYLMPRLLLGSWPSTLLDETCRGAVTVQRRYAERHGRPWGISESAYNTLNLDLDYQYRAFGVPGLGLKRGLSGDYVVAPYATALALMVTPRAARANLDRLEREGALGPWGFYESLDYTSERLPPGRSHAVVSTWMAHHQGMVLVSVANTVLQDVFRRRFHAAPSVRATELLLQERIPRRVEMSDPHPLETTVDPGDRPARAPAVAYVGHERLRDPSPRGHLLSNGRYSSLYTQAGTGGSWFGDWDLTRWSPDRVQDGQGVFVYVRDLDSGAVWSTTPAPTDPVADRLDTWFHLNKVESALVHDWIEAFSQVCVSPEDDVEVRRITVTNYSDRTRRLDLTSYAELALQQRGADAVHPAFSKLFVETEALPRHSALLATRRPRADDDPTLWMFHTVAQGSDQPAPEGPVAFETDRARFLGRGRRPAHPAALDLPPALSGTTGPVLDPVFSLRVPLTLGPGEKRVVSFTLGVAASRDAAIAMADRYDHPAAAARALDLATAYGPVEIQHAQLAGAEALRLQELGAAIAYQDPRLRAPAEVVRRNRRQQSALWAYGISGDRPIVLVHIASVEELDGARDAVRAFEYWQQKGLELDLVFLNEHPPSYVEGVQDLLTELVQASASRTTGRRRGALFVLRADQLPEEDRVLLQAVAHAVSRARLPVLRAEPRAVAPAGGVALEPRSPGTGPVEPPGAEDRLAFDNGIGGYDADGAYVIRLRPGTRGLTLPPQPWSNVLANEAFGTLVTETGIGATWAGNSREYRLTPWANDPVLDRPSDVVYVRDEESGRWGSATPAPAPFQAGYETRHRFGSTRYRVDAEELRVETTVFTAAGAPLTAVRLRLRNTSDRPRRLTVYRLHEWVLGVLRAPSARMVVTEVDPETDALLARRHYHPDQPEHVAFAHVLAPADATVHWTTDRAEFLGRMRDLSRPRAVEANAALEGRSGAGLDPCAAFRVELTVEPGAERCLYFLTGAAADLPGVHALLSDYGTHAALDEALDEVDEAWRGRLSPWRVHTPDPALDRLFDGWLLYQTWACRLWARSALYQSSGAFGFRDQLQDVMAVTYVRPALARSQILLHAAHQFVEGDVLHWWHPGTERGVRTRFSDDLLWLPHVSAWYVDATGDATLLDERVPFLTGRPLDPGEDEAYLSPEVADEVADLYEHCCRALDRSLTEGPHGLPLMGTGDWNDGMNRVGREGKGESVWLAFFLHATLGAFLPHVEARSDAVRATRYREARQRIEAAVQEAGWDGDWYRRAYFDDGTPLGAAENPECRIDAIAQAWAVLSGVAPPEESRTALESVERHLVDRGARLIRLLDPPFDTWEKDPGYIKGYVPGVRENGGQYTHGVLWLVAAWAELGDVDRALDLLSLLVPASHAADPAGVARYRVEPYVAAADVYSVEPHRGRGGWTWYTGSAGWMWRMALEAVLGVRLERGDLRIEARLPRGWDRISIEYAPETGTRYRIEVRREERADVRAALDGEALALDAGSVRVPVLRDGRDHHVLIVVP is encoded by the coding sequence GTGGGCGACGCGCCCACGGGCGCCCTCAATCCGAAGTTGCTGGCCGAGCGCGCCGAAGCGCTCGCCCGGCGCCACCGTGAAGCCGGGGTCACCACCGGCTCCCCACGCGGGCTCCTGCGTGAGCTCGTCGAGGCCGGGGCATCCCTTGTCGACACGTACGAGCTCTTGGCCCGCGCCGCAGCGCGCGGCGTGGAGACCGGTCCCGCAGCGCACTGGTTGCTGGACAATTTCTACGTCCTGCGGGATCAGCGGCGCGAGGTGATCCGTCACCTGCGCGGCGCCTTCTTCCGGGAGCTGCCGTACCTGGGTACGGGCCCGTCCGCGGGACGGCCGCGCGCGTACGCGCTCGCGGACGACTTCGTGGCCGCGCTCGACGGTTCCGTCGGCGCGACGAACCTCACGGAGTTTCTGCTCGCCTACCAGCGAATCCTGCCCCTGCGGCTCGCGGAGCTGTGGGCCTTGCCCGATGCGCTGCGGATCGTGTTGTTGTTGCGGCTGCGACGGCTCGCGGAGCAGGTGCGGCAGGATCATCTCACGCGCCGCCAGGCGCGCCAGTGGGCGGAGCGGATCGCGGCCCAGGCCGAGGCCGGGGCGATGGAAGCGTCCTGGGAGCTGAAGCGGCTGCTCGATCAGGAAGGAGCCGAGGTCCTCTCCCCACCGTTCCTCGTCGCACTCATCGATCGACTGCAGGTGCAGGGCCCGGACGTCATCCCCATCCGAGAGTGGCTGGAGGACCGGCTCACGACGTTGGGCGTCGAGGTGCAGGACCTGACCCGACAGGAGACCCAACGTCAGGTGTCCGTCGGCAACGCGGTCGCCGCGTTGCGCTGGTCGGCGGATGCACGGTGGGGCCCGCTCATCGAACGGGTCTCTGCGATCGAGCATGCGCTCCAGGACGATCCGTCCGGCGTGTATCCCCGCATGGACCTCGAGACGCGCAACCTGTATCGCCAGCGGGTGGAGCGTCTGGCGCGTCATGCGCAGCGGGAAGAGGAGGAGGTGGCCGCGGAAGTGGTCGCACGGGCCCGGGGAGCACCGGGTGGTCACCCGTCTGCGCTCGACGGCCGCCACGTCGGTCACTACCTGGTGGGAGAAGGCGCGCCCGCCTTCGCACGCGAGCTGGGCAGCCGCCCCCCCCTACGCCTGCGGCTCCTCGCCGCGGCGGAACAGCATCCGGGTGTCGCCTACCTGGGCACCGTGGCCCTCACGACCACGGTCGCGCTCCTGGCCGCGTTGGCCGTCGCCGCCGGTCGCGGCATCTCCGCCGGGATGCTCATCCTCGTCGGCCTCGCGGCGTTCCTGCCTCTCCTGGACCTCGGGGTGGCGGCCACCAATCGCCTCGTGGCCTGGCTGGTCCCGCCCCGTCGCCTCCCGAAGATGGATGCCGACACGGGCCTCGACGACGCCGATCGCGCGTTGATCGTCATCCCGGGGCTGTTGCGCTCGGTGGAGGAGGCGGCCGAGCTCGTCGAACAGCTGGAGATCCACGCGCGCGCCAACCCGGCCGGCCGCTTCCGGTTCGCGCTGCTCACCGACCCTCCCGACGCCGAGGCGCGGGTGATGCCGGGGGACGCCGCGCCCGTCGAGGCGGCGCGGGCGGCGATCCGCCGTCTCAACGCCCACGACCACGACGATTGGGGCGACCGGTTCTTCCTGTTGCACCGGGAGCGACGCTGGAGCCCCAGCGAGCGCGTCTGGATGGGTTGGGAGCGCAAGCGGGGAAAGCTGGAGGAGCTGAACCGGCTGCTGTGCGATCCGGACGCGGAGACGTCCTTCACCGTCGTGGAGGGAGGCCTGCGCGCGCTCCTGGCCCGCACGCCGATCCGGTACGTTCTGACCGTCGATGCCGATACGCAGCTGCCGCCCGGATCGGCGCTCGACCTGGTGCGCACGGCAGCCCATCCGCTCAATCGCCCTGTCTACGACCGGGACGCACAGCGGGTGACGCACGGCTTCGGGATCCTGCAGCCGCGCGTGTCGATCCATCCGGCCAGCACCCACCGCTCGCGCTTCGCCCGTATCTTCTCGGGCCTGACGGGCATCGATCCCTACACGACCGCGGTGTCGGACGTGTATCAGGATCTGTTCGGGGAGGGCATCTATACGGGCAAGGGCCTGTACGACGTCGACGCGTTCAGCTCCGCTCTGGCCGGAGTGGTGCCCGCCGATACCGTCCTCTCCCACGACCTTCTGGAAAGCGTGTTCGCGCGCGCGGCCCTGGTGACGGACGTGGAGGTCTTCGACGACTACCCCTCCGGCTACCTCCCCTGGGCGCGCCGCCTGCACCGCTGGGTGCGAGGCGATTGGCAGATCGCGCGTTGGCTGCCGGGCAGCGTCCGGGGCGCGGCGGGCGAGCCACGGCCCAACCCCATCACCACGCTCGGTCGCTGGCAGATCGTCGACAACCTGCGTCGGTCGCTGACGCCGCCGGCGATGCTGGTCTTCCTGCTCGTCGGTTGGATCGCCCTGCCGCGGTCGCCGCTCTTCTGGAGCCTGGTGGCGCTGGCGGTGCTGGCGTTCCCGGTCTACGTCAACCTGACCAGCGCCGTCTTCGCCCGGCCCCGCGACGTGACCTGGCGCAGCTACTTCGCCGGCGTCGATCGCGACCTCGAGCGCTACCTGGTCCAGACCGGGCTGACCATCGTCTTCCTCGCCCACACGGCGGTGGTGTCACTGGATGCCGGGGTGCGCGCGCTCTGGCGCATCCTCGTCACCCGACGCGGGCTGCTGGAGTGGACCACCGCGAGCGACGTCGAGCGCTCGGCCCCGGCGACGCTGGGGGCATATGTCCGCGCCATGGCGCCGTCGATCCTCTGGACCGTGGCGTCCCTCGCCCTGGTGATGCTGCTCGAGCCGGATGCCTGGATCGCGGCGGTCCCGTTCCTGACGGCCTGGATCGCGGCCCCCTTCCTGGGGTGGTGGCTCAGTCAGCCGGTGGAGGAGCGCGAGGCGGCCCTGGGCGCGGCCGATCACAGTTGGCTGAGGGTGCGCGGGCGGCGTACCTGGTCGTTCTTCGAGCGCTTCACCAACGCGCAGACCGGATGGCTCCCCCCCGACAACGTGCAGGAGAACCCGCTCCGGGGGGCGGCGCCGCGCACGTCTCCCACCAACATCGGGCTGGGTCTGCTCGCTACCCAGGCGGCGTGGGACTTCGGATGGGTGAGCCAGGAGGAGCTGATCGAGCGTCTGGAAGGTGCGGCGCGTACGATCGACGGTCTGGACACGCATGCAGGGCATCTCTTCAACTGGTACGACGTCCGGGATGGTCGCACGCTCTGGCCGCGGTACGTCTCCACCGTGGACTCCGGCAACCTGGCCGCCTGCCTCGTGGCGTTGGCCGGCGGCCTGCACGATGTCCTCGAGGCGCCCTGGCCCAACCCGGAGCTGGCCGAAGGCGTTCGCGACACGCTCGCGCTCTGCGCCGAGCACCTCGAGTCGCGGGGCAGCGGGCGGCGTCGGAAAGGAGAGCTGGCCGAAGCCCTCGCGGATGCCATCACCAAGGCGCTCGACGCGCGCTCCGATAGCGCCGCCGGCTGGGCGCGCAGCGTGGCTCGTCTGCGTCCCGCCGTCGCTCGTCTCGAAGCGGCGTGTGGATCCTCCCTCCCGGGTTCCGCCACGCTGCCATCCGAGGGGTTGGGCGATCCCCTCGCGGCGTGCGTCCGCTCGCTCGGACGCCTGCTGCGGGACGAGCAGCGCGATCTCGGCGCGTTCGTGCCCGCCTCCGACGGATCGGAGCACGACGGGGCCGCGGGGCTTGCGGAGCGGCAGCGGCGCGTGAGCACCGATCCGCCCGACGATCCGGTTCGCAAGGCGCTCTCCGCGCGCGTGGAGCGGCTGCAGGCGTTGCGGCGCTGGTGCATCGACCGCACTGCCGCCACGGACTTCCGGGCGCTCTACGACACGTCCCGGGACCTCTTCATGATCGGGCTCAACCTGGAGACGCTGCAGCCCGACGCGGGTCACTACGACCTGTTGGCGAGCGAGGCACGCCTCGCCTCCTTCCTCGCGATCGCCAAGGGCGACGTGCCGGTGCGCCACTGGTTCCATCTCGGTCGCGCCGCGACCCGGACGATCGACGGCAGTGTGCTCCTCTCGTGGAGCGGCTCCCTCTTCGAATACCTCATGCCGCGGCTGCTGCTGGGGTCGTGGCCTTCGACCCTGCTCGACGAGACCTGCCGCGGGGCCGTCACGGTCCAACGCCGGTACGCGGAGCGCCACGGCCGACCCTGGGGCATCTCCGAGTCCGCCTACAACACACTGAATCTGGATCTGGACTATCAGTACCGGGCGTTCGGCGTCCCGGGGCTCGGGCTCAAGCGCGGGCTGAGCGGCGACTACGTCGTGGCGCCGTACGCGACGGCTCTGGCGCTCATGGTCACGCCGCGCGCGGCCCGCGCCAACCTGGACCGTCTGGAGCGGGAGGGGGCGCTGGGGCCGTGGGGCTTCTACGAGTCGCTGGACTACACCTCGGAGCGCCTTCCCCCCGGTCGGAGCCACGCGGTCGTATCGACCTGGATGGCGCATCACCAGGGCATGGTGCTCGTGTCGGTCGCCAATACCGTCCTGCAGGACGTCTTCCGCAGACGGTTCCATGCCGCGCCGTCGGTCCGTGCCACGGAACTGTTGCTGCAGGAGCGGATCCCTCGGCGTGTCGAGATGTCGGATCCGCACCCCCTCGAGACCACGGTCGATCCCGGGGATCGACCCGCCCGCGCGCCCGCCGTCGCCTACGTGGGTCACGAGCGTCTCCGCGACCCGTCCCCACGGGGGCATCTCCTCTCGAACGGGCGGTACTCGTCGCTCTACACGCAGGCCGGCACCGGCGGATCGTGGTTCGGCGACTGGGATCTCACCCGTTGGTCTCCCGACCGTGTCCAGGATGGTCAGGGGGTCTTCGTCTATGTCCGGGATCTGGACTCCGGCGCGGTCTGGTCGACCACCCCCGCACCGACCGATCCCGTCGCCGATCGGCTCGACACGTGGTTCCATCTCAACAAGGTGGAGAGCGCGCTCGTCCACGACTGGATCGAAGCCTTCAGCCAGGTCTGCGTCTCGCCGGAGGACGACGTCGAGGTGCGGCGCATCACCGTCACGAACTACAGCGATCGCACCCGCAGGCTCGACCTCACCAGCTACGCCGAGCTTGCGCTCCAGCAACGGGGCGCCGACGCGGTGCACCCCGCGTTCTCGAAGCTGTTCGTCGAGACGGAAGCGCTGCCTCGCCACTCCGCCCTGTTGGCCACCCGCCGGCCCCGCGCCGATGACGATCCCACGCTGTGGATGTTCCACACCGTGGCGCAGGGAAGCGATCAGCCCGCTCCGGAAGGGCCCGTGGCCTTCGAGACCGACCGGGCCCGCTTCCTCGGACGTGGGCGCAGACCGGCCCACCCCGCGGCGCTCGACCTCCCCCCCGCGCTGAGCGGCACGACGGGCCCGGTGCTCGATCCCGTCTTCTCCCTGCGGGTGCCGCTGACGCTCGGCCCCGGAGAGAAGCGGGTGGTCAGCTTCACGCTGGGGGTCGCTGCCAGCCGCGACGCGGCCATAGCGATGGCGGATCGCTACGATCACCCTGCGGCCGCCGCCCGCGCCCTCGATCTGGCCACGGCCTACGGACCCGTCGAGATCCAGCATGCCCAGCTCGCTGGCGCCGAAGCGCTACGACTGCAGGAGCTCGGCGCGGCGATCGCGTACCAGGATCCCCGACTGCGGGCTCCGGCGGAGGTCGTGCGGCGCAATCGCCGGCAGCAGTCGGCGCTGTGGGCCTACGGCATCTCGGGAGACCGCCCGATCGTCCTCGTGCACATCGCCTCGGTGGAGGAGCTGGATGGTGCGCGCGACGCGGTGCGCGCCTTCGAGTACTGGCAGCAGAAGGGGTTGGAGCTGGACCTGGTCTTCCTGAACGAGCATCCCCCGTCGTACGTGGAGGGCGTGCAGGATCTGCTCACCGAGCTGGTGCAAGCCTCGGCATCGCGCACCACGGGACGGCGGCGCGGTGCGCTGTTCGTGCTGCGGGCCGACCAGTTGCCCGAGGAGGACCGCGTACTCCTGCAGGCGGTGGCGCACGCCGTCTCGCGTGCCCGTCTGCCCGTGCTGCGCGCCGAGCCGCGCGCGGTGGCGCCCGCGGGCGGCGTCGCCCTGGAGCCGCGTTCCCCCGGGACCGGTCCGGTGGAGCCGCCGGGCGCGGAGGACCGGTTGGCGTTCGACAACGGCATCGGCGGGTACGATGCGGACGGGGCGTACGTGATCCGGCTCCGCCCGGGCACGCGGGGGCTGACGCTGCCTCCGCAGCCGTGGAGCAACGTGCTCGCCAACGAGGCCTTCGGGACGCTCGTCACCGAAACCGGTATCGGTGCGACGTGGGCGGGCAACAGCCGCGAGTATCGTCTCACGCCCTGGGCCAACGACCCCGTGCTGGATCGACCCTCGGATGTGGTGTACGTGCGGGACGAGGAATCCGGACGGTGGGGCAGCGCCACCCCCGCGCCCGCACCGTTCCAGGCTGGGTACGAGACGCGCCATCGGTTCGGCAGCACCCGCTACCGCGTAGACGCCGAGGAGCTGCGGGTGGAGACCACGGTCTTCACCGCGGCGGGAGCGCCGCTCACGGCCGTACGACTCCGCCTGCGCAACACCTCGGACCGGCCGCGGCGCCTCACGGTGTACCGCCTGCACGAGTGGGTGTTGGGCGTATTGCGGGCTCCGTCCGCGCGAATGGTGGTCACGGAGGTCGATCCGGAGACGGACGCGCTGCTGGCACGCCGTCACTACCACCCGGACCAGCCCGAGCACGTGGCCTTCGCGCACGTGCTCGCCCCCGCCGATGCCACGGTCCACTGGACGACCGATCGGGCGGAGTTCCTGGGCCGCATGCGCGACCTGTCGCGTCCGCGCGCGGTCGAGGCGAACGCCGCCCTGGAAGGGCGTTCCGGCGCGGGCCTCGATCCGTGTGCGGCCTTCCGGGTGGAGCTGACGGTGGAGCCGGGCGCGGAGCGCTGCCTCTACTTCCTCACCGGGGCGGCCGCGGATCTTCCCGGTGTGCACGCGCTCCTGTCGGACTACGGGACGCACGCGGCGCTGGACGAAGCGCTCGACGAGGTGGACGAGGCCTGGCGCGGCCGGTTGTCGCCCTGGCGGGTCCACACACCCGACCCCGCGCTCGACCGGCTCTTCGACGGGTGGCTGCTCTACCAGACGTGGGCGTGCCGGCTCTGGGCGCGCTCCGCGCTCTATCAGTCGTCGGGTGCCTTCGGCTTCCGCGACCAGCTCCAGGACGTGATGGCGGTCACCTACGTGCGGCCCGCCCTGGCCCGTTCGCAGATCCTGCTCCATGCCGCCCACCAGTTCGTCGAGGGCGACGTCCTCCACTGGTGGCATCCCGGGACGGAGCGGGGCGTGCGCACGCGCTTCTCGGACGACCTGCTCTGGCTCCCCCACGTCAGCGCGTGGTACGTCGACGCGACGGGCGATGCCACCCTCCTGGACGAGCGCGTCCCCTTCCTGACCGGCCGGCCGCTCGATCCGGGCGAGGACGAAGCGTACCTGTCTCCGGAGGTGGCCGACGAGGTCGCCGACCTGTACGAGCACTGCTGCCGGGCGCTCGATCGATCGCTGACGGAAGGTCCCCACGGTCTTCCCCTGATGGGAACCGGGGACTGGAACGACGGCATGAACCGTGTGGGTCGAGAAGGCAAGGGAGAGAGCGTCTGGCTGGCGTTCTTCCTCCACGCGACGCTGGGCGCGTTCCTGCCGCACGTGGAGGCGCGCTCGGATGCTGTCCGAGCCACCCGTTACCGGGAGGCTCGGCAACGCATCGAGGCCGCCGTGCAGGAGGCGGGATGGGACGGGGACTGGTATCGCCGCGCCTACTTCGACGACGGCACCCCGCTCGGCGCGGCCGAGAACCCCGAATGCCGCATCGACGCCATCGCGCAGGCGTGGGCGGTCCTCTCCGGAGTGGCCCCCCCGGAGGAGTCGAGGACGGCGCTCGAATCCGTCGAGCGACACCTGGTCGATCGGGGTGCCCGTCTGATCCGGCTCCTCGATCCGCCCTTCGACACCTGGGAGAAGGATCCGGGCTACATCAAGGGCTATGTCCCCGGGGTCCGCGAGAACGGAGGGCAATACACGCATGGAGTGCTGTGGCTGGTGGCTGCCTGGGCGGAGCTGGGCGACGTGGATCGGGCCCTGGACCTGCTGTCGCTGCTCGTGCCGGCCTCGCATGCCGCCGATCCCGCCGGCGTGGCGCGCTACCGGGTGGAGCCCTACGTGGCCGCGGCCGACGTCTACAGCGTGGAGCCCCACCGCGGCCGGGGCGGCTGGACGTGGTACACCGGATCGGCGGGGTGGATGTGGCGTATGGCGTTGGAGGCGGTCCTCGGCGTCCGGCTGGAGCGGGGGGACCTGCGGATCGAGGCGCGTCTTCCGCGTGGGTGGGACCGCATTTCCATCGAGTACGCGCCGGAGACGGGAACGCGCTACCGCATCGAGGTGCGCCGGGAGGAGCGAGCCGACGTCAGGGCCGCGCTCGACGGCGAGGCGCTCGCGTTGGACGCGGGGAGCGTCCGCGTGCCCGTCCTACGGGACGGCCGCGATCACCACGTGTTGATCGTGGTTCCCTGA
- a CDS encoding trehalose-6-phosphate synthase — MSIVVPGPASRTARTHPHPSHRRHHTSSDAAPRIVVVSNRLPVRVRDDSHELRLVPADGGLVTALGPLVRRRGGLWIGWLGLATEDREAGPREYRLALERFARDAGFGIHPVHLCADEIDDYYAGFCNGVLWPLLHGFAPSDSLSERQWKGYRRVNEHFAEAVLREVRRGDEVLINDYHLLLVPGLLRGQGLGNSITCFIHTPFPPGELFERLPWAEEITASLLQADRVGFQTALDHRNFVSTVERRPTRERHSGVYPISVDVDEFQALARSEQTRARASAIRAEMDVPHLLLGVDRLDYTKGLLEKLAGLESLLEERPQLQGSVCLTQLVIPSRESVPEYRALRDKLERRVGEINGRFSARGWVPVHYQYGRWSREELVAQYAAADVALVTPVRDGMNLVAKEFCVCQPDEAPGALILSRFAGAASELREALVVNPHGARAVADALHTAMTMPDEERRRRMSTMVRRIRTWDVYEWAQHLLQVGEGAHAARPALQPVG, encoded by the coding sequence ATGAGCATCGTCGTCCCGGGACCTGCGTCACGCACCGCTCGAACGCACCCCCACCCGTCGCACCGCAGGCACCACACGTCGTCGGACGCCGCTCCCCGGATCGTGGTCGTCTCCAACCGCCTTCCCGTTCGTGTGCGCGACGACTCGCACGAGTTGAGGTTGGTTCCCGCAGACGGCGGTCTGGTCACAGCCCTCGGTCCGCTCGTGCGACGACGCGGGGGACTGTGGATCGGCTGGCTTGGACTGGCCACCGAGGATCGCGAGGCAGGCCCGCGGGAGTACCGGCTGGCTCTGGAGCGATTCGCTCGCGATGCGGGGTTCGGGATCCACCCGGTCCATCTGTGCGCAGACGAGATCGACGACTACTACGCCGGTTTCTGCAACGGTGTCCTGTGGCCCCTCCTCCACGGCTTTGCACCCTCCGATTCGCTTTCCGAGCGTCAATGGAAGGGGTACCGCCGCGTGAACGAGCACTTCGCAGAGGCTGTGCTGCGGGAGGTGCGGCGCGGCGACGAGGTCCTGATCAACGACTACCACCTGCTGCTGGTGCCGGGCCTGCTACGGGGTCAAGGGCTGGGCAACTCCATCACGTGCTTCATCCACACGCCGTTTCCGCCCGGAGAGCTCTTCGAGCGGCTGCCGTGGGCGGAAGAGATCACCGCCAGTCTCCTGCAGGCGGACCGGGTCGGGTTCCAGACCGCATTGGACCATCGGAACTTCGTGAGCACGGTGGAGCGACGTCCCACGCGCGAGCGCCATTCGGGGGTCTATCCCATCTCCGTGGACGTCGACGAGTTCCAGGCGCTCGCCCGCAGCGAGCAGACCCGGGCTCGGGCCTCGGCCATCCGGGCGGAGATGGACGTGCCCCATCTGCTGCTCGGCGTCGATCGACTGGACTACACGAAGGGGCTGCTGGAGAAGCTGGCGGGGCTCGAGTCTCTGCTGGAGGAGCGCCCTCAGCTCCAGGGGAGCGTCTGTCTGACCCAGCTCGTCATCCCGAGCCGGGAATCGGTTCCCGAGTACCGGGCGCTCCGCGACAAGCTCGAGCGCCGGGTCGGCGAGATCAACGGCCGGTTCTCGGCGAGGGGATGGGTGCCGGTGCACTATCAGTACGGTCGGTGGAGCCGGGAAGAGCTGGTGGCACAGTACGCCGCCGCGGACGTCGCGCTGGTCACGCCGGTGCGGGACGGAATGAACCTGGTGGCCAAGGAGTTCTGCGTCTGTCAGCCGGACGAAGCCCCCGGAGCGCTGATCCTGAGCCGTTTCGCGGGCGCGGCGTCGGAGTTGCGTGAGGCGCTGGTGGTGAATCCGCACGGCGCCCGGGCGGTGGCCGACGCCCTGCACACGGCGATGACCATGCCGGACGAGGAGCGCCGGCGGCGGATGTCGACCATGGTGCGGAGGATCCGCACCTGGGACGTCTACGAGTGGGCGCAACACCTCCTCCAGGTGGGGGAAGGAGCGCACGCGGCGCGGCCGGCACTGCAGCCGGTGGGGTGA
- a CDS encoding Rho termination factor N-terminal domain-containing protein yields MPQGKWSNKDERKYEHIKESAQERGRSESRAKEIAARTVNKQRRQEGRTPNQTTQGTGNPNSSLEDRTVDELRNRARELDIEGRSSMKKSELIAAIRQHS; encoded by the coding sequence ATGCCTCAGGGCAAATGGAGCAACAAGGACGAGCGGAAGTACGAGCACATCAAGGAGAGCGCCCAGGAGCGAGGCCGCTCCGAGTCGCGGGCGAAGGAGATCGCCGCGCGGACCGTGAACAAGCAGCGGCGTCAGGAGGGACGGACCCCCAACCAGACGACCCAGGGCACGGGAAACCCCAACAGCAGCCTGGAAGACCGCACGGTGGACGAGCTGAGGAACCGCGCCCGGGAGCTGGACATCGAGGGACGTAGCTCCATGAAGAAGTCGGAACTGATCGCCGCCATCCGGCAGCACTCCTGA
- a CDS encoding response regulator transcription factor, whose amino-acid sequence MTRRVALIEANPLLLWALVHLLGAENGVRVVSALRGPSGLAQILERERPHLVVLDPGLDALARIRLIPALLKRDPTLAVLLFARQRDLVHLSHAARVGARGCVLKSDSPGRIVDAVRAVLRGERWVGQPEGGGGDAFTRRAPVSHDLVAVQPLSAREMEVFRLIGDGLAPRHIALSLGLSVSTVEVHRQQIRRKLKLENSARLTRFAVAWSRDGRELASPDGDTRR is encoded by the coding sequence GTGACCCGACGCGTCGCTCTGATCGAAGCCAACCCCTTGCTGCTGTGGGCCCTCGTCCACCTGCTGGGTGCCGAGAACGGGGTGCGGGTCGTCTCCGCACTCCGGGGTCCGTCCGGGCTGGCGCAGATCCTCGAGCGGGAGCGACCCCACCTTGTCGTGTTGGATCCGGGGCTGGACGCCCTCGCGCGAATCCGCCTCATCCCGGCTCTGCTCAAGCGTGACCCGACGCTTGCCGTCCTCCTCTTCGCTCGGCAGCGTGACCTCGTACACCTGTCCCATGCTGCGCGCGTCGGCGCCCGTGGCTGTGTACTGAAGAGCGACAGCCCCGGTCGGATCGTCGACGCCGTTCGTGCCGTGCTGCGGGGAGAGCGGTGGGTGGGCCAGCCAGAGGGTGGGGGCGGGGACGCCTTCACCCGACGCGCTCCCGTTTCGCACGATCTCGTCGCGGTGCAGCCGCTTTCGGCACGCGAGATGGAGGTCTTCCGCCTCATCGGAGACGGCCTTGCGCCCCGCCACATCGCGTTGAGTTTGGGGCTATCCGTCAGCACGGTCGAGGTCCACCGACAGCAGATCCGACGCAAGCTGAAGCTCGAGAATTCCGCTCGGCTGACGCGATTCGCGGTGGCCTGGTCACGCGACGGCCGCGAGCTCGCGAGCCCGGATGGCGACACTCGGCGGTAG